The following nucleotide sequence is from Buchnera aphidicola (Schlechtendalia peitan).
TATTACAGCATTGGATTTAAGATATTTAACAATTTTTAAAGCAAATATAGCATTATTTGTTTCATTCAAAGAAGGTAGACGTTTACTAACTATTTTCCAATTTTTTGTATCAATACAATTATTATTATTTGTTTGAATTAATACAGTTTCATTAAGTGATCTTAAGTGTAATATGTTTCTATTTTCATATTTGTTGCAATATTTTAAAATTCTGATGTTTGGTTTTTTGGAAAATATTATTAAAGCTGCACTAGTAATATCTGGAGCTATAACTAATTCGACAAATTGTTTATTAATTATAGTTTCAGCTGTGCGTTTATGTAATACATCATTAAAAGCAATTACGCCACCAAAAGCTGAAATAGGATCAGTATTATAAGCAGAAATATATGCAGAACGTTGATCATTTGATACTGATACACCACAAGGATTTCCGTGTTTTATTATTACACATGCTTGTTGATCAAATTCTTGAACGCATGATGTAGCTATATCAGAATCTAATACGTTATTATAAGATAAAGGTTTTCCTTGCATTTGAATAATATTACTATTTTGGAATACATTAACATATAATCCCGCTTTTTGATGTTGATTTTCTCCATACACTAAGTTTTGTTTTTTTTTAAAAGTGAAATTTAAATATTGAGGTAAAGAGTTTAAAGAAAGATTTAAGTGAGGTTTATTGATAAGGTTTGAAAAATATTCTGCAATATAATAATCATAATTTGATATATATTGAAATGCAGATAACGCTAATTCTAAACGTAATTTACTAGAAATAGAATTATTATTAATGCTCATCTCGTTTATTATACGATTATAATCATGAAATTGAGTTGCAACAGTTACATAATTATGATTTTTTGCAGCAGCTCGAACCATGGCTGGCCCACCGATATCAATTAATTCAATTATTTCATTATGATTCATATTTTTTTTATGACATATTTCGGAAAATGGGTAAAAATTTACTACAACTAAATCCATTTGAATTATTTCGTAATTATTTATAGCTTTTTGATCGTTTTCATGACGTGCTAATATTCCAGCATATATTTTATGATGAAGAGTTTTAATTCTTCCTGACATTATTTCAGGACATTGAGTATATTCAGAAATATTTTTAGATCTAATACCTGAATTGTTTAATATTTTTGTTGTTCCAGAGGTAGCAAACAAATTAACATTGTTTTGAATAAGTTTTTTAGCAAAGTCTACAATCCCGGTTTTATCAAAAACACTAATTAATGCATTTTTTATTTTTGTATTTTTATTCATAATTTTTATTTTTAATATACTCTCTAATAATATATTGGAAATTAAATTTATTTTTTAATATTATATATTTTTAATATATTGAATAAGTAATATAGAATATATTAGTGATATACATGTATTATTAAAATATTATATTATTCTAAATTTTATATTTTGTTTTTTATTTCTGACTTAAAAGTTTTACCTGATGTAAACATTGGAATTTTTGTTTCTGAAATATGCATTTTTTCTCCAGTTTTAGGATTTCTTCCAATTCTTGCTGCTCTTTTGTTGACTTTAAATGTACCAAAT
It contains:
- the purH gene encoding bifunctional phosphoribosylaminoimidazolecarboxamide formyltransferase/IMP cyclohydrolase → MNKNTKIKNALISVFDKTGIVDFAKKLIQNNVNLFATSGTTKILNNSGIRSKNISEYTQCPEIMSGRIKTLHHKIYAGILARHENDQKAINNYEIIQMDLVVVNFYPFSEICHKKNMNHNEIIELIDIGGPAMVRAAAKNHNYVTVATQFHDYNRIINEMSINNNSISSKLRLELALSAFQYISNYDYYIAEYFSNLINKPHLNLSLNSLPQYLNFTFKKKQNLVYGENQHQKAGLYVNVFQNSNIIQMQGKPLSYNNVLDSDIATSCVQEFDQQACVIIKHGNPCGVSVSNDQRSAYISAYNTDPISAFGGVIAFNDVLHKRTAETIINKQFVELVIAPDITSAALIIFSKKPNIRILKYCNKYENRNILHLRSLNETVLIQTNNNNCIDTKNWKIVSKRLPSLNETNNAIFALKIVKYLKSNAVIYVRNLKTISIGAGQTSRIDSVKIASMKVQDNITTLEKSIMASDAFFPFKDSIDIVAKQGVSCIIQPGGSIRDAEIISSVDQHKISMIFTQRRYFKH
- a CDS encoding HU family DNA-binding protein, with protein sequence MNKTQLINVISKQTNLSKTKIKFILETTLMTIIDSLKNGKSVQLAGFGTFKVNKRAARIGRNPKTGEKMHISETKIPMFTSGKTFKSEIKNKI